The following proteins are co-located in the Nocardioides piscis genome:
- a CDS encoding TMEM165/GDT1 family protein, whose amino-acid sequence MDLVVVALTFAAIFVVELPDKTFIATLVLSTKFRPLLVWIGVALAFLVQTSVAVGLGKAATFLPDLAVQVAAAVMFTVGALILLREARAHEAAEGAQEEDFAARAGEARGFKVVLTSFVVLFAAEWGDLSQLLTLSLVAKYDDPVSVFVGAWGALLAVSGLAVIVGRVLLSRIRLSLLHYLGAGVCLLMAGLTVWEMTR is encoded by the coding sequence GTGGATCTCGTCGTCGTCGCGCTGACCTTCGCCGCGATCTTCGTCGTCGAGCTGCCCGACAAGACCTTCATCGCCACCCTGGTGCTGTCGACGAAGTTCCGCCCGCTGCTGGTGTGGATCGGCGTCGCGCTGGCGTTCCTGGTGCAGACGAGTGTCGCGGTCGGGCTCGGCAAGGCCGCGACGTTCCTGCCCGACCTCGCCGTCCAGGTCGCTGCTGCCGTCATGTTCACCGTCGGCGCCCTGATCCTGCTGCGCGAGGCTCGCGCCCACGAGGCAGCAGAAGGCGCCCAGGAGGAGGACTTCGCCGCCAGGGCCGGGGAGGCGCGAGGCTTCAAGGTCGTCCTGACCAGCTTCGTGGTGCTCTTCGCGGCCGAGTGGGGCGACCTGTCGCAGCTGCTGACGCTCTCGCTGGTGGCGAAGTACGACGACCCGGTCAGCGTCTTCGTCGGGGCGTGGGGTGCCCTGCTCGCCGTGAGCGGGCTCGCCGTGATCGTCGGCCGGGTGCTGCTGTCCCGGATCCGGCTCAGCCTGCTGCACTACCTGGGTGCGGGAGTGTGCCTGCTCATGGCAGGTTTGACCGTGTGGGAGATGACGCGCTGA
- a CDS encoding LarC family nickel insertion protein has translation MPSFAGPGSAESCTPTGAALLTTLATSWGPQPAMAVDVIGVGAGGRDPQTHANVVRIFVGDPAGPDTRPLLIETNIDDLDPRVWPSVISTLLAAGASDAWLTPILMKKGRPAHTLSVLTGRATAEAVRAAIWRHTSSIGVREIPLGKHALDREMVSVDVDGHPIDVKLARHEGEVVNAQPEWDHVARAAVALDRPANDVLADAIAATRALLRG, from the coding sequence GTGCCGTCGTTCGCCGGTCCGGGCAGCGCCGAGTCCTGTACGCCGACCGGAGCCGCGCTCCTCACCACGCTCGCCACCTCCTGGGGGCCCCAGCCTGCGATGGCCGTCGACGTGATCGGGGTGGGCGCCGGGGGTCGCGACCCCCAGACGCACGCCAACGTCGTGCGGATCTTCGTCGGGGACCCGGCCGGCCCCGACACCCGCCCGCTGCTCATCGAGACCAACATCGACGACCTCGACCCGCGGGTGTGGCCGTCGGTGATCTCGACCCTGTTGGCGGCCGGCGCCAGCGACGCCTGGCTGACGCCGATCCTGATGAAGAAGGGCCGGCCCGCACACACGCTCTCGGTGCTGACGGGCCGAGCGACGGCCGAAGCCGTCCGAGCGGCCATCTGGCGCCATACCTCCTCCATCGGCGTGCGCGAGATCCCCCTCGGCAAGCACGCCCTGGACCGCGAGATGGTCTCGGTCGACGTCGACGGCCACCCCATCGACGTCAAGCTCGCCCGTCACGAGGGCGAGGTCGTCAACGCGCAGCCGGAGTGGGACCACGTCGCCCGGGCGGCCGTCGCGCTCGACCGGCCCGCCAACGACGTGCTGGCTGACGCGATCGCGGCCACCCGGGCCCTGCTGCGGGGGTGA
- a CDS encoding GNAT family N-acetyltransferase — translation MGDDALTVRRLFVEANGEHPMTEADDAYVRAHFEPATAEQLELIAAGRLPLPGYYLSDETPMVADISACLAAAGGVEALHDWFLAFWPGHEETAVDEWATFLAGRYVCLRDLDPLSIRRRTRMLEQARAAVRALRTDPRDEVAQGALAEAVDGGLGVPGLDQLLLPMTAHDRLRFGGPTVRDLWVDAVRAEFHNPQPPALPIRTKRLTLRRARPDDSAATAAAFGDPDFVRHLLVGPQNPAEVAFTAHQRSQPEPPGEHRVLPLLMDLDGTVVGSVVLFFSGAGRTSAEIGWTVYPGWAGRGLAAEAARTLLDVAFEHYGVRRVVANLDAENARSAALAERLGMRRESARVADYWSKGRWTDSYDYAILRAEWEARRHTAP, via the coding sequence GTGGGAGATGACGCGCTGACGGTTCGCCGGCTCTTCGTCGAGGCCAACGGCGAGCACCCGATGACCGAGGCGGACGACGCCTACGTGCGAGCGCACTTCGAGCCGGCGACCGCCGAACAGCTGGAGCTGATCGCAGCGGGCCGGCTGCCGCTGCCGGGCTACTACCTCTCCGACGAGACGCCCATGGTCGCGGACATCAGCGCCTGCCTCGCGGCGGCCGGCGGGGTCGAGGCCCTGCACGACTGGTTCCTCGCCTTCTGGCCCGGCCACGAGGAGACCGCGGTCGACGAGTGGGCGACGTTCCTCGCCGGACGCTACGTCTGCCTCCGCGACCTCGACCCGCTCTCGATCCGCCGCCGCACGAGGATGCTCGAGCAGGCGCGGGCGGCGGTCCGGGCGCTGCGCACCGACCCGCGCGACGAGGTCGCGCAAGGAGCGCTGGCGGAGGCGGTCGACGGCGGTCTGGGCGTCCCCGGTCTCGACCAGCTGCTGCTGCCGATGACCGCGCACGACCGGCTCCGCTTCGGCGGCCCGACGGTCCGCGACCTCTGGGTCGACGCCGTGCGCGCCGAGTTCCACAACCCGCAGCCGCCGGCCCTGCCGATCCGCACCAAGCGCCTCACCCTGCGTCGCGCGCGGCCGGACGACTCCGCTGCCACGGCAGCCGCCTTCGGTGACCCCGACTTCGTCCGCCACCTGCTCGTGGGCCCGCAGAACCCCGCCGAGGTGGCCTTCACCGCCCACCAGCGGTCGCAGCCGGAGCCCCCGGGCGAGCACCGGGTGCTGCCGTTGCTCATGGACCTCGACGGCACCGTCGTCGGCTCGGTCGTGCTGTTCTTCTCCGGCGCCGGGCGCACCAGCGCCGAGATCGGCTGGACCGTCTATCCGGGATGGGCCGGCCGGGGGCTGGCCGCCGAGGCCGCCAGGACGCTGCTCGACGTGGCGTTCGAGCACTACGGCGTGCGCCGCGTGGTCGCCAACCTCGACGCGGAGAACGCCCGGTCGGCGGCCCTGGCCGAGCGGCTCGGCATGCGTCGGGAGAGCGCCCGGGTGGCCGACTACTGGTCGAAGGGACGATGGACGGACTCCTACGACTATGCGATCCTCCGCGCCGAGTGGGAGGCGCGGCGGCATACCGCACCCTGA
- a CDS encoding adenylate/guanylate cyclase domain-containing protein encodes MSESDSIDLGDSYEEVESFLLGGPPTLTRLEVAERAGVPMELATELWRLLGFVQVTDETVAFTASDVQALRLAVDLMELDILSPDSQAALVRTWGRSFARLAEWQATLLTDLAIEAKDPGVGLAEIATEVVPRVEALQSYVWRRHLASTANRLLATASAGEPEQTMAVCFVDIVGYTTQSKSLEEAELVEWIERFEQAATTAVIDRGGRVIKTIGDEILFTTDEASTAAEIALALTARGRDSDDLFPDVRAGIAYGAVVNRLGDVFGATVNIASRLTSVARPGTVVVDRGAHAVLTGEDAPDADEAPSDEAATADGDTGPEDSRESTATPDAGPEADNQDQDDSPSYQFRRIRRVSVKGYSRLEAWRLRPTKD; translated from the coding sequence ATGAGCGAGTCGGACTCCATCGACCTCGGCGACTCCTACGAGGAGGTCGAGTCGTTCCTGCTCGGTGGCCCACCGACGCTGACCCGCCTCGAGGTGGCCGAGCGAGCTGGTGTCCCCATGGAGCTCGCAACCGAGCTGTGGCGGCTGCTCGGCTTCGTGCAGGTCACCGACGAGACTGTCGCGTTCACTGCCAGCGACGTCCAGGCGCTCCGCCTGGCGGTCGACCTGATGGAGCTCGACATCCTGAGCCCAGACTCCCAGGCGGCCCTGGTCCGCACCTGGGGCCGCAGCTTCGCGCGTCTGGCCGAGTGGCAGGCGACCCTGCTGACCGACCTGGCGATCGAGGCCAAGGACCCCGGCGTGGGCCTGGCGGAGATCGCGACGGAGGTGGTGCCGCGGGTCGAGGCGCTGCAGTCCTACGTATGGCGCCGCCACCTCGCCAGCACCGCCAACCGGCTGCTGGCGACCGCCTCGGCCGGTGAGCCCGAGCAGACGATGGCGGTCTGTTTCGTCGACATCGTCGGCTACACCACCCAGAGCAAGTCGCTGGAGGAGGCCGAGCTGGTCGAGTGGATCGAGCGGTTCGAGCAGGCCGCGACCACGGCCGTCATCGATCGCGGTGGCCGCGTCATCAAGACCATCGGTGACGAGATCCTCTTCACCACCGACGAGGCCTCGACGGCTGCGGAGATCGCGCTGGCGCTCACCGCACGGGGTCGAGACAGCGACGACCTCTTCCCCGACGTGCGGGCGGGCATCGCCTACGGCGCGGTGGTCAACCGGCTGGGGGACGTCTTCGGCGCAACCGTCAACATCGCCTCACGGCTGACCTCGGTCGCCAGGCCCGGCACCGTGGTCGTGGACCGTGGCGCCCACGCCGTCCTGACCGGTGAGGACGCGCCCGACGCCGACGAGGCACCTTCCGACGAGGCTGCCACCGCCGACGGCGACACGGGCCCGGAAGACTCACGCGAGTCGACTGCCACCCCCGACGCCGGTCCGGAGGCGGACAACCAAGACCAGGACGACTCCCCGAGCTATCAGTTCCGCCGCATCCGACGCGTCTCGGTGAAGGGCTACAGCCGGCTCGAGGCCTGGCGGCTCAGGCCGACCAAGGACTGA
- a CDS encoding cyclic nucleotide-binding domain-containing protein: MTTSIFDALPAADADKVTAAGTPVSLPQGWSPIGEKTLADKAYILTSGEVSVRSKGTEIAILGPGQIIGEAGIINKKLRTATIVALTPLQALHYTREQLTRLIDEIPSLAAALEASAAERYGNS; the protein is encoded by the coding sequence ATGACGACGTCCATCTTCGACGCCCTCCCAGCCGCCGACGCCGACAAGGTCACTGCCGCCGGCACACCGGTCTCGCTGCCGCAGGGCTGGTCTCCGATCGGCGAGAAGACCCTCGCGGACAAGGCCTACATCCTGACCTCCGGCGAGGTGTCCGTGCGCAGCAAGGGCACCGAGATCGCCATCCTGGGTCCGGGGCAGATCATCGGTGAGGCCGGGATCATCAACAAGAAGCTCCGCACCGCGACGATCGTCGCGCTCACCCCGCTCCAGGCGCTGCACTACACCCGCGAACAGCTCACGCGGCTGATCGACGAGATCCCGTCCCTGGCAGCGGCGCTCGAGGCGTCGGCGGCCGAGCGCTACGGCAACAGCTGA
- a CDS encoding DUF559 domain-containing protein, translated as MNEEKLDTTRPFRRVDALAKGITAKELRGPRFRPIFRGVLIASCIKVTPKIRAEAALRLFDPTAFASHASAARLLGVPIPTLPDEHVTVFHQRMRRHHRGIRTHVSDTMDVQRFTGGLLSDHRRMFVELAELVGLVDLVVAGDHMVRRGWITPEQLVAYCDTSRHRAARAARRAAAYVRAEVDSPMETRLRMLLVLAGLPEPAVNMKIRAADGEVVRRYDLSFEGVKVIVEYDGRQHIERIEAWESDLERREAIDDDGWRILVVVASGIYKSPERTVLRVWRLLRARGLDGVPARPDDEWRAHFPGHAQAI; from the coding sequence ATGAACGAGGAGAAGCTCGACACCACCCGACCGTTCCGCCGGGTCGACGCACTGGCGAAGGGAATCACCGCCAAGGAGCTGCGCGGGCCGCGCTTCCGTCCGATCTTCCGCGGCGTCCTGATCGCCTCCTGCATCAAGGTCACGCCCAAGATCCGCGCTGAAGCCGCGCTCCGGCTCTTCGACCCCACGGCGTTCGCGAGCCACGCCAGCGCCGCCCGCTTGCTGGGCGTGCCGATCCCGACACTGCCCGACGAGCACGTCACCGTCTTCCACCAGCGCATGCGCCGACACCATCGCGGCATCCGCACCCATGTCTCCGACACCATGGACGTCCAGAGGTTCACGGGAGGGCTGCTCTCCGATCATCGACGGATGTTCGTGGAGCTGGCCGAGCTCGTCGGCCTGGTCGACCTCGTGGTCGCCGGTGACCACATGGTTCGCAGGGGCTGGATCACGCCCGAGCAGCTGGTGGCCTACTGCGACACCAGCAGGCACCGCGCCGCTCGGGCGGCGCGTCGAGCTGCTGCCTACGTGCGTGCTGAGGTGGACTCGCCGATGGAGACGCGGCTGCGGATGCTGCTCGTGCTCGCGGGACTCCCCGAGCCCGCCGTCAACATGAAGATCAGGGCGGCCGACGGTGAGGTGGTGCGCCGCTACGACCTCAGCTTTGAGGGAGTGAAGGTGATCGTCGAATACGACGGACGCCAGCACATCGAGCGGATCGAGGCATGGGAGTCCGACCTCGAGCGCCGCGAGGCCATCGACGACGACGGGTGGCGGATCCTGGTCGTGGTCGCGTCCGGGATCTACAAGTCACCCGAGCGGACCGTGCTGCGTGTGTGGCGTCTGCTCCGGGCACGCGGCCTCGACGGAGTGCCGGCTAGGCCGGACGACGAGTGGCGGGCCCACTTCCCGGGCCACGCGCAGGCGATCTGA
- a CDS encoding arginine deiminase — protein sequence MAHSHGADSEVGTLTTVMLHRPGNELKRLTPRNNDKLLFDGIPWVSRAQEEHDAFAETLRQRDVEVLYLTDLLTETLASETARTHAISSALSGLHLGDTLRTYLAQAMADASPQELTDLLTAGIRNDEVRGGHGLVTSLLSPYDFLVDPLPNLLFTRDSSVWIRDRVAITSLAMPARMRETQLTELIYTEHPRFAGGTEQIHGWHNEHVEGGDVLLLAPGVIAIGVGERTTPAGVERLARQVFHGRLAHTVLAVPIAQERATMHLDTVCTMVDFDKVVMYPNVADTLRAHAVTVREHGEHETDLVLDVAEAEPFLVAAAKAMQIDTLHQIDTGLDPVTAEREQWDDGNNTLALAPRVAVAYERNDETNERLEEAGIEVVRIAGSELGSGRGGPRCMSCPITRAPLVV from the coding sequence ATGGCTCACTCCCACGGTGCCGACAGCGAAGTCGGCACGCTCACCACCGTCATGCTGCACCGGCCCGGCAACGAGCTGAAGCGGTTGACTCCCCGCAACAACGACAAGCTGCTCTTCGACGGGATCCCCTGGGTCAGCCGTGCCCAGGAGGAGCACGACGCCTTCGCCGAGACCCTGCGCCAGCGCGACGTCGAGGTGCTCTACCTGACCGACCTGCTGACCGAGACCCTGGCCAGCGAGACCGCGCGCACCCACGCGATCAGCTCCGCACTGAGCGGGCTGCACCTCGGCGACACGCTGCGCACCTATCTCGCCCAGGCGATGGCGGACGCGTCGCCGCAGGAGCTGACCGACCTGCTGACCGCCGGCATCCGCAACGACGAGGTCCGCGGCGGACACGGTCTGGTGACGAGCCTGCTGAGCCCCTACGACTTCCTCGTCGACCCGCTGCCCAACCTGCTCTTCACCCGCGACTCCAGTGTGTGGATCCGCGACCGGGTCGCGATCACCAGCCTCGCGATGCCGGCCCGCATGCGCGAGACGCAGCTGACCGAGCTGATCTACACCGAGCACCCCCGGTTCGCCGGAGGCACCGAGCAGATCCACGGGTGGCACAACGAGCACGTCGAGGGTGGCGACGTCCTGCTGCTCGCGCCCGGCGTGATCGCGATCGGTGTGGGCGAGCGAACCACTCCGGCGGGGGTGGAACGGTTGGCCAGGCAGGTCTTCCACGGCCGGCTGGCGCACACCGTGCTGGCGGTCCCGATCGCCCAGGAGCGCGCCACCATGCACCTCGACACCGTGTGCACGATGGTCGACTTCGACAAGGTCGTGATGTATCCCAACGTGGCGGACACGCTGCGCGCCCACGCGGTCACCGTCCGCGAGCACGGGGAGCACGAGACCGACCTGGTGCTCGACGTTGCCGAGGCGGAACCGTTCCTCGTCGCGGCCGCCAAGGCGATGCAGATCGACACCCTCCACCAGATCGACACCGGGCTCGACCCGGTGACGGCCGAGCGCGAGCAGTGGGACGACGGCAACAACACCCTGGCCCTGGCGCCGCGGGTGGCGGTGGCCTACGAGCGCAACGACGAGACCAACGAGCGACTGGAGGAAGCCGGCATCGAGGTCGTGCGCATCGCCGGCTCGGAGCTCGGGTCGGGTCGCGGTGGGCCCCGGTGCATGTCCTGCCCGATCACCCGCGCTCCTCTCGTCGTCTGA